Proteins encoded in a region of the Panicum hallii strain FIL2 chromosome 3, PHallii_v3.1, whole genome shotgun sequence genome:
- the LOC112888074 gene encoding nudix hydrolase 9 isoform X2: MAATASASAADPGTAFKLLLSCPAGLPRSRVSVKFGQSFDRIPHPDAALEESISEIWNQRLQWNPSLYNGTKFRYGGHAVHYKDDSKKEYCVLLHLGLTDYRTFVGTNLNPLWENFLVPSEDDSVRCQYMSNPLGNGAIVETSDQKIIVLQRSHNVGEFPGYYVFPGGHSEPEEIGIVGHQTDEENLAPLTERVSQEMFDGIIREVVEETGVPASSLTDPVFIGVSCREMNVRPTAFFFTKCGIDSTGVNELYSKAQDGYESTKLYAVTMEELRGMSQRMPGCHNGLTC, from the exons atggccgccaccgcctccgcctccgccgcagaTCCGGGGACGGCGTTCAAGCTCCTCCTCTCCTGCCCCGCCGGCCTCCCTCGCTCCCGC GTTTCGGTTAAGTTTGGCCAGTCATTCGACAGGATTCCCCATCCGGATGCAGCCTTAGAGGAATCTATAAGTGAG ATATGGAACCAAAGGCTTCAGTGGAACCCATCTCTATATAACGGTACAAAGTTTCGG TACGGAGGACATGCTGTGCACTACAAAGATGACTCCAAGAAGGAGTACTGTGTCTTACTTCATTTGGGTCTCACAGACTACAG GACATTTGTGGGAACAAATCTCAATCCATTGTGGGAGAATTTTTTGGTCCCATCTGAAG ATGATTCTGTACGTTGCCAATACATGTCAAATCCACTGGGCAATGGTGCAATTGTTGAAACATCTGATCAAAAGATTATTGTATTGCAAAGGAGCCACAATGTCGGGGAGTTTCCAGGATATTATGTTTTCCCTGGAGGACACTCAGAG CCAGAAGAAATCGGCATTGTGGGCCATCAAACTGATGAAGAAAACCTGGCTCCTCTCACTGAACGAGTTTCACAAGAGATGTTTGATGGAATCATCCGTGAAGTGGTTGAGGAAACTGGAGTTCCTGCTAGTTCCCTG ACAGATCCTGTCTTCATTGGAGTTTCTTGCCGAGAAATGAATGTTAGACCAACTGCATTCTTTTTTACAAAATGTGGCATCGATTCCACTGGCGTAAATGAACTTTATTCTAAAGCTCAAGATGGCTATGAATCGACTAAACTTTATGCAGTCACAATG GAAGAGCTACGAGGAATGAGTCAGCGAATGCCTGGCTGCCACAATG GGTTGACTTGCTGA
- the LOC112888074 gene encoding nudix hydrolase 9 isoform X1: MAATASASAADPGTAFKLLLSCPAGLPRSRVSVKFGQSFDRIPHPDAALEESISEIWNQRLQWNPSLYNGTKFRYGGHAVHYKDDSKKEYCVLLHLGLTDYRTFVGTNLNPLWENFLVPSEDDSVRCQYMSNPLGNGAIVETSDQKIIVLQRSHNVGEFPGYYVFPGGHSEPEEIGIVGHQTDEENLAPLTERVSQEMFDGIIREVVEETGVPASSLTDPVFIGVSCREMNVRPTAFFFTKCGIDSTGVNELYSKAQDGYESTKLYAVTMEELRGMSQRMPGCHNGGFALYELMRNEAKSL, translated from the exons atggccgccaccgcctccgcctccgccgcagaTCCGGGGACGGCGTTCAAGCTCCTCCTCTCCTGCCCCGCCGGCCTCCCTCGCTCCCGC GTTTCGGTTAAGTTTGGCCAGTCATTCGACAGGATTCCCCATCCGGATGCAGCCTTAGAGGAATCTATAAGTGAG ATATGGAACCAAAGGCTTCAGTGGAACCCATCTCTATATAACGGTACAAAGTTTCGG TACGGAGGACATGCTGTGCACTACAAAGATGACTCCAAGAAGGAGTACTGTGTCTTACTTCATTTGGGTCTCACAGACTACAG GACATTTGTGGGAACAAATCTCAATCCATTGTGGGAGAATTTTTTGGTCCCATCTGAAG ATGATTCTGTACGTTGCCAATACATGTCAAATCCACTGGGCAATGGTGCAATTGTTGAAACATCTGATCAAAAGATTATTGTATTGCAAAGGAGCCACAATGTCGGGGAGTTTCCAGGATATTATGTTTTCCCTGGAGGACACTCAGAG CCAGAAGAAATCGGCATTGTGGGCCATCAAACTGATGAAGAAAACCTGGCTCCTCTCACTGAACGAGTTTCACAAGAGATGTTTGATGGAATCATCCGTGAAGTGGTTGAGGAAACTGGAGTTCCTGCTAGTTCCCTG ACAGATCCTGTCTTCATTGGAGTTTCTTGCCGAGAAATGAATGTTAGACCAACTGCATTCTTTTTTACAAAATGTGGCATCGATTCCACTGGCGTAAATGAACTTTATTCTAAAGCTCAAGATGGCTATGAATCGACTAAACTTTATGCAGTCACAATG GAAGAGCTACGAGGAATGAGTCAGCGAATGCCTGGCTGCCACAATGGTGGTTTTGCTCTTTATGAATTGATGAGGAATGAGGCCAAGAGTTTGTGA